From the Synechococcus sp. HK01-R genome, one window contains:
- a CDS encoding Na+/H+ antiporter subunit E → MTWLLSCLFRLLLWFLLTGDRSGLNLLIGAIVAVLLPQRRGRSDLLSLLRALVQAIAAIPHAYAEAFRLMLAPAETEQWLERPSSGTRTAAAIFLEVFAITLTPFTLVLGVSAGPDGPTYRIHQLQPSSGLEEREP, encoded by the coding sequence ATGACCTGGTTGCTCAGCTGCCTCTTCCGCCTGCTGCTCTGGTTCCTGCTCACCGGCGATCGCTCCGGCCTGAACCTGCTCATCGGCGCGATCGTGGCCGTGTTGTTGCCCCAACGGCGCGGCCGCAGCGATCTGTTGTCGTTGCTGCGGGCGCTGGTTCAGGCGATCGCCGCCATCCCCCATGCCTATGCCGAAGCCTTTCGGCTGATGCTGGCGCCGGCGGAAACGGAACAGTGGCTGGAGCGGCCCTCAAGCGGCACCCGCACCGCAGCAGCGATCTTCCTTGAGGTGTTCGCCATCACGCTCACGCCCTTCACCCTGGTGCTCGGGGTCAGCGCCGGGCCCGATGGCCCCACCTACCGCATCCATCAGCTGCAGCCGAGCAGCGGCCTCGAGGAGCGGGAACCATGA
- a CDS encoding monovalent cation/H(+) antiporter subunit G has product MHAWLHPLSQILLSIGLLMWFWGTWPLLQQRSLLVKLHRLSVADTLGSALMLAGLWLRRADLWPLLLLALIGLMLWNTIFGYVLASSSQTPRSR; this is encoded by the coding sequence ATGCACGCCTGGCTCCATCCCCTCAGCCAGATCCTGCTCAGCATCGGCCTGCTGATGTGGTTCTGGGGCACCTGGCCCCTGCTGCAGCAGCGCAGCCTGCTGGTGAAGCTGCATCGCCTCTCGGTGGCCGACACACTCGGCTCGGCCCTGATGCTCGCGGGGCTCTGGCTGCGCCGCGCTGATCTCTGGCCTCTGCTGCTGCTGGCGCTGATCGGCCTGATGCTCTGGAACACGATCTTCGGCTACGTGCTCGCCAGTTCCTCCCAGACCCCCCGAAGCCGATGA
- a CDS encoding hydrogenase subunit MbhD domain-containing protein, which yields MNALLSLQGQLDVLLPITALLPLCALLLVSQSSPWQSLMLRGILGSLSTLLYALLGAVDVALTEALVGTLLSTTLYAVAMRSSMTLRLDDRRQEAGSEDEELLQWISPLNLRLRLMTSADIISGQTRVRHGWLEEGRTLVLTRAALARRLRNAPGFERWQALGGSLRLQEDATA from the coding sequence ATGAATGCCTTGCTCAGCCTGCAGGGACAGCTGGATGTGCTGCTGCCGATCACGGCCCTGCTTCCCCTCTGCGCCCTGCTGTTGGTGAGTCAGTCGAGCCCCTGGCAGAGCCTGATGCTGCGCGGCATCCTCGGCTCCCTCTCCACCCTGCTTTACGCCCTGCTCGGCGCCGTGGATGTGGCGCTCACCGAAGCCCTGGTGGGCACCTTGCTCTCCACCACCCTCTACGCGGTGGCGATGCGCTCCTCCATGACCCTGCGCCTCGATGACCGGCGCCAGGAAGCCGGCAGCGAAGACGAGGAGTTGCTGCAGTGGATCAGCCCCCTGAATCTCCGGCTTCGGCTGATGACCAGCGCCGACATCATCAGCGGCCAGACCAGGGTGCGCCATGGCTGGCTCGAGGAGGGCCGCACCCTGGTGCTCACCCGGGCCGCCCTGGCACGACGCCTGCGGAACGCACCGGGATTCGAACGCTGGCAGGCCCTTGGCGGCAGCCTCCGCCTCCAGGAGGACGCAACGGCATGA
- a CDS encoding Na(+)/H(+) antiporter subunit B — protein MNWIWIYLLAAIALFAAPLQSALPSVDGITTSIETIRQQTGVPNLVSGVILQTRLFDTVAEVVVFTLAASGVRQVLSGEPQRLRVRGMVDAPSRVLCEVGSTVAALIAVELALRGHLSPGGGFASGVAGGTAIGLLLISGGAERYEGLYRRWRADWLEKVAVVMFILIAAASLAGLELPQGRFGALFSGGWIPLLNALVAIKVTLGSWAMIQRLVRHRGLL, from the coding sequence ATGAACTGGATCTGGATCTATCTGCTGGCAGCGATCGCCCTGTTCGCGGCCCCCTTGCAGAGCGCATTGCCATCCGTGGATGGCATCACCACCAGCATCGAAACGATCCGGCAACAGACCGGGGTGCCCAATCTCGTGTCGGGGGTGATCCTGCAGACCCGCCTGTTCGACACGGTGGCGGAGGTGGTGGTGTTCACCCTGGCCGCCAGCGGCGTGCGCCAGGTGCTGAGCGGTGAACCCCAGCGCCTGAGGGTGCGCGGCATGGTGGATGCGCCTTCCCGGGTGCTCTGCGAGGTGGGATCCACCGTGGCGGCCCTGATCGCCGTGGAACTGGCCCTGCGTGGTCACCTCAGCCCCGGCGGCGGTTTCGCTTCGGGGGTGGCGGGCGGCACCGCGATCGGCCTGCTGTTGATCAGCGGCGGCGCCGAGCGCTACGAAGGCTTGTATCGCCGTTGGCGGGCCGATTGGCTCGAAAAAGTTGCCGTGGTGATGTTCATCCTGATCGCCGCGGCCTCCCTGGCCGGGCTCGAGCTGCCCCAGGGGCGTTTCGGTGCCCTGTTCAGCGGCGGCTGGATCCCGCTGCTCAACGCCCTGGTGGCCATCAAGGTGACCCTCGGCTCCTGGGCGATGATTCAACGACTGGTGCGGCACCGCGGCTTGCTTTAA
- a CDS encoding TIGR03943 family protein: MAPSLLLALWGWLLLWSGWSGRLSLLLREAFHPLVNLAGALLLALAVLWWLPIGRRRRPQALRSRASGVVPWHWLLSAGAAAAVLVFPPAPSFSDLAATRPTALPEGPSLMFHLPPEQRSLTEWVRLLRSQPDPALHDGSPVRISGFVLERAGEPPQLARLLVRCCLADATPAGLDVAWPGGVAPAVNQWLEIEGTMTVKNVEGRQRPVVVPERIKPIPRPDRPLEP; encoded by the coding sequence ATGGCTCCTTCACTGCTTTTGGCGCTCTGGGGGTGGCTGTTGCTTTGGAGCGGTTGGTCCGGTCGTCTGTCTCTACTCCTCAGGGAGGCGTTTCACCCTCTGGTCAACCTTGCCGGCGCTCTGTTGCTCGCCCTTGCCGTTCTCTGGTGGCTGCCCATCGGGCGGCGGCGCCGACCTCAGGCCCTGCGCTCGCGAGCGAGTGGAGTTGTGCCCTGGCACTGGTTGTTGAGCGCTGGGGCGGCAGCTGCGGTGCTGGTCTTTCCACCGGCACCCTCCTTCAGTGACCTGGCGGCCACCCGGCCTACGGCGCTGCCCGAGGGCCCGTCCCTGATGTTCCACCTGCCCCCTGAGCAACGCAGCCTCACCGAGTGGGTGCGCTTGCTGCGCAGTCAGCCTGATCCCGCTCTGCATGATGGGTCACCGGTGCGGATCAGTGGATTCGTTCTGGAGCGTGCCGGGGAGCCGCCCCAGCTGGCGCGTTTGCTGGTGCGCTGTTGTCTTGCTGATGCCACACCAGCCGGCTTGGATGTGGCCTGGCCCGGTGGGGTGGCGCCAGCGGTGAATCAGTGGCTGGAAATTGAAGGCACCATGACGGTGAAGAACGTGGAAGGTCGACAGAGACCGGTGGTGGTGCCGGAGAGGATCAAGCCGATCCCGCGACCGGACCGGCCCCTCGAGCCATGA
- a CDS encoding permease, which produces MVALSTAWAIFQGLLLEALPFLLLGVAISALARWLLPQTGWIRLLPRNPLLAPVVGALMGFALPACECGNVPVARRLIASGAPLGTGFGFLFAAPVLNPIVIASTWAAFPDQPWLLLARPCGAFLIAMALTFVLRPVPEHDLLAEALLEERRMTQPLAQVGLLERRSGLVGVHVREAPLPSPAPTQLDPGELLAHSSREFLDLLTLLIVGCAIAASVQTFLPRSWLLAVGEAPTLSIFALMVMAVVISVCSSVDAFLALGFAAQVTPGALLAFLLLGPVVDLKLAGLFTVVLKPRAIAMTALAAAMVVLLMGQWVNLLLL; this is translated from the coding sequence ATGGTCGCTCTGTCAACCGCCTGGGCGATCTTTCAGGGCTTGTTGCTGGAAGCTTTGCCGTTTTTATTGTTAGGCGTCGCTATTTCTGCTCTAGCCCGCTGGTTGTTGCCTCAGACCGGTTGGATCCGCTTGCTGCCCCGCAACCCCCTGCTGGCGCCAGTGGTGGGAGCCCTGATGGGGTTTGCTCTGCCGGCGTGTGAATGCGGCAATGTTCCTGTCGCCAGGCGGTTGATCGCTAGCGGTGCACCCTTGGGCACCGGCTTCGGTTTTTTGTTTGCTGCCCCGGTGCTGAATCCGATCGTGATCGCCAGCACCTGGGCGGCGTTTCCAGACCAACCATGGCTCCTGCTCGCCAGGCCCTGTGGTGCCTTCCTGATCGCGATGGCGCTCACCTTCGTGTTGCGGCCGGTGCCCGAGCACGATCTGCTTGCCGAGGCCCTGCTTGAGGAGAGGCGGATGACGCAGCCTCTTGCGCAGGTCGGCCTGCTAGAGCGCCGCAGTGGCTTGGTTGGTGTTCACGTCCGCGAAGCGCCGCTGCCATCGCCGGCACCGACTCAGCTGGATCCTGGCGAGTTGTTAGCTCACAGCAGCCGTGAGTTCCTTGATCTGCTCACCTTGTTGATTGTGGGTTGCGCGATCGCTGCCAGCGTGCAGACCTTCCTGCCCAGAAGCTGGCTGCTGGCGGTTGGGGAAGCGCCGACGCTCTCGATCTTCGCCCTGATGGTGATGGCGGTCGTGATTTCGGTGTGCTCCAGTGTCGATGCTTTTCTGGCCTTGGGATTCGCGGCCCAGGTCACGCCTGGGGCCCTGCTCGCCTTTCTGCTTCTCGGTCCGGTGGTGGATCTCAAGCTCGCTGGATTGTTCACGGTGGTGCTCAAGCCCCGGGCGATTGCAATGACGGCATTGGCGGCTGCGATGGTCGTGCTTTTGATGGGGCAATGGGTCAATCTGCTGCTGTTGTGA
- a CDS encoding c-type cytochrome — MRLLLSFALALCIGLFAPLSASAADSALGAKVFSANCAACHAGGGNIVNGERTLKQADLQSYLAQYSNGHESAIVAQVTYGRNAMPAFIDTLTENQISDVAAYVEEQASNGWS, encoded by the coding sequence ATGCGTCTCCTTCTCTCCTTTGCCCTTGCTCTCTGCATCGGTTTGTTTGCTCCCCTGAGCGCCTCAGCGGCGGATTCCGCCCTGGGGGCCAAGGTGTTTTCCGCCAACTGTGCCGCCTGTCATGCCGGCGGCGGCAACATTGTCAACGGCGAGCGCACCTTGAAACAGGCGGATCTCCAGAGCTACCTGGCCCAATACTCCAATGGTCATGAGAGCGCCATCGTTGCCCAGGTGACCTACGGCCGCAACGCGATGCCCGCCTTCATCGATACGCTCACAGAGAATCAGATCTCCGATGTCGCGGCCTATGTGGAGGAGCAGGCGAGCAACGGCTGGAGCTGA
- a CDS encoding HupE/UreJ family protein: MVLLNKRRLLLPVGLTAALVSLVASPSAQAHGEASGGLIAGVAHPLLGLDHLVMLVAVGTVAAALSTRLVLWALVGALLGAVVGFGGLAVPAAEILASLAIAAVGLVLLAPARLADVAGPLVSGGIAIHAMLHGLEAPRDQGSLLWWAGALLASALVVGVTTVLMQRVPAPLLRRAGAMFVVLGGGLLLLPVVISA; the protein is encoded by the coding sequence ATGGTTCTTCTCAATAAGCGCCGCCTGCTCCTGCCGGTCGGACTGACCGCCGCCCTGGTCTCCCTGGTTGCGTCTCCCTCTGCCCAGGCCCACGGCGAAGCCTCCGGTGGTCTGATCGCCGGTGTCGCTCACCCGCTGCTGGGACTCGATCACCTGGTCATGCTGGTGGCGGTCGGCACCGTTGCTGCTGCTCTCTCCACGCGCCTTGTGCTCTGGGCCCTGGTTGGTGCCCTGCTGGGTGCCGTGGTCGGGTTTGGTGGTTTAGCGGTTCCTGCCGCTGAAATCCTCGCCTCCCTGGCGATCGCTGCGGTGGGGCTGGTGCTTTTGGCGCCCGCCCGTCTTGCGGACGTGGCGGGTCCGTTGGTTTCTGGTGGCATCGCGATCCACGCCATGCTCCATGGCTTGGAAGCCCCCCGTGATCAGGGCAGCCTGCTCTGGTGGGCGGGTGCCCTGCTCGCATCAGCCCTGGTGGTGGGTGTCACCACCGTGTTGATGCAACGCGTTCCCGCTCCCCTTCTGCGTCGCGCCGGTGCGATGTTTGTGGTTCTCGGCGGTGGCTTGCTGCTGTTGCCGGTGGTGATCAGCGCCTGA
- a CDS encoding HupE/UreJ family protein has translation MDLNLSRFSGASRGIGLIGGSALLLLSLAAPALAHHPFGMPEGSDLNAWQGLMSGIGHPLLGPDHLLFLLAIGFIGLRRPVAWVLPLLAMGLLGASLSLALPLASNLQPMAEALVALSLALEGLIALGCLPSALLLPVMGCHGYLLGGMVVGAEATPLFAYFLGLFLGQGALLLAVCLGSRRWIAAIGENGRRLAAGIWIGIGAAFAWTALVA, from the coding sequence ATCGACTTGAACCTTTCCCGCTTCTCCGGTGCCTCCCGCGGTATCGGTCTGATCGGGGGCAGTGCCCTGTTGCTATTGAGCTTGGCTGCCCCTGCTCTCGCCCATCATCCCTTTGGCATGCCTGAGGGGTCCGATCTCAATGCCTGGCAGGGACTGATGAGCGGTATCGGTCACCCCTTGCTGGGTCCCGACCATCTGCTCTTCCTGCTGGCGATCGGCTTCATCGGTCTGCGGCGTCCTGTGGCCTGGGTGCTGCCTCTGCTGGCCATGGGTCTCTTGGGGGCTTCGCTTTCTCTGGCCCTGCCTCTCGCCAGCAATCTGCAGCCGATGGCGGAAGCACTGGTGGCACTCAGCCTTGCCCTCGAAGGACTGATCGCCCTTGGCTGCCTGCCCAGCGCTTTGCTCCTGCCCGTGATGGGTTGTCACGGTTATCTGCTCGGGGGCATGGTCGTGGGTGCTGAGGCCACACCGCTGTTCGCCTATTTCCTCGGCCTGTTTCTGGGGCAGGGTGCGTTGCTGCTCGCCGTTTGCCTCGGCTCGAGGCGCTGGATCGCCGCCATCGGAGAGAACGGTCGACGTCTGGCTGCCGGCATCTGGATTGGCATCGGTGCCGCTTTTGCCTGGACGGCCCTCGTGGCCTGA
- a CDS encoding DUF3721 domain-containing protein, with protein sequence MVSVLRRSSLTLLLGGGLLLSSLAVRAHHVPGDDHTGTMISAGEAPAAKPSTTPKQPLKALYDTKAEAEAAAPLFNCKGAHAMGSKWMPCSGHNHGGAAHSAH encoded by the coding sequence ATGGTCTCTGTTCTGCGTCGTTCATCTCTGACCTTGCTGCTCGGTGGTGGTCTCCTGCTCAGTTCCCTTGCGGTCCGCGCCCATCACGTGCCTGGCGATGACCACACCGGCACCATGATCAGCGCTGGTGAAGCTCCAGCGGCGAAGCCATCCACCACCCCTAAGCAGCCGCTTAAGGCCCTTTACGACACCAAGGCAGAAGCAGAGGCCGCCGCTCCTCTGTTCAACTGCAAGGGGGCTCACGCCATGGGGAGCAAGTGGATGCCCTGCAGTGGACACAATCATGGCGGTGCTGCCCATTCCGCCCATTGA
- a CDS encoding metal ABC transporter permease: MDWLLEPLRHDFMVRALLVSALVGAVCGLLSCYMTLKGWALMGDAVSHAVLPGVVLAYALGLPFSLGAFVFGVGSVAAIGFVKQKSRIKEDTVIGLVFTGFFALGLVLVSKTRSNIDLTHILFGNVLGISAADIQQTLLISSVVCAVLLLLRRDLLLFCFDPTHARSIGINTGLLHYLLLSILSLAAVAGLQTVGIILVVAMLVTPGATAYLLTDRFDRMTWLAVGSSVLSSLAGVFLSYWSDSSTAGCIVLVQTGLFLVAFLFAPAHGILRQRAGVSGNSP; the protein is encoded by the coding sequence ATGGATTGGTTGCTGGAACCCCTGCGTCATGACTTCATGGTGCGGGCTCTGCTGGTGAGTGCCCTCGTCGGTGCCGTCTGCGGTTTGCTCTCCTGTTACATGACCCTGAAGGGTTGGGCACTGATGGGTGATGCCGTCTCCCATGCGGTGCTGCCTGGGGTGGTGCTCGCCTACGCGCTCGGACTGCCCTTCTCCCTAGGGGCGTTCGTGTTTGGCGTGGGCTCCGTGGCCGCGATCGGGTTCGTGAAACAGAAGTCACGCATCAAGGAAGACACGGTGATCGGTCTTGTCTTCACCGGTTTCTTTGCTCTTGGGCTGGTGCTCGTGTCCAAGACCCGCAGCAACATCGACCTCACCCACATTCTTTTCGGCAACGTGCTCGGCATCTCTGCCGCTGACATTCAGCAGACCCTGCTCATCTCGTCCGTGGTCTGCGCGGTCCTGCTGCTCTTGCGACGGGATCTGCTGCTGTTCTGTTTCGATCCCACCCATGCCCGCTCGATCGGGATCAACACGGGCTTGCTGCACTACCTGCTGCTCTCGATCCTGTCGTTGGCAGCTGTGGCCGGCTTACAGACCGTTGGCATCATCCTTGTGGTGGCCATGCTCGTGACCCCTGGAGCGACGGCTTATCTACTCACGGATCGCTTCGACCGCATGACCTGGTTGGCGGTGGGCAGCAGTGTGCTCTCGAGTTTGGCGGGTGTGTTTCTGAGCTATTGGAGCGACAGTTCAACGGCTGGATGCATTGTTCTGGTTCAGACCGGCCTGTTTCTTGTCGCCTTCCTGTTTGCCCCGGCCCATGGAATCCTTCGTCAGCGTGCTGGGGTGTCCGGCAATAGTCCATAG
- a CDS encoding DUF1028 domain-containing protein, producing the protein MTFSILARDPHNGRFGVAVATCHLAVGSTVPHIRAGVGAVATQAHTNPYLGICGLERLEQHQSAPVVLTGLLADDPQAELRQVQLIDGSGHTAGWTGDGCGAWAGHRCRENVAVAGNLLVGEEVLLAMEAAFLASDPSWKLGRRLLQALRAGEDAGGDRRAECSTSAALQVSGEAAFPLLDLRVDFHDDAVVELERIYERSQMRWAQQWRQELLQRPSLDRTLLNRTIPHRASANPASEDRTVA; encoded by the coding sequence ATGACCTTTTCGATCCTGGCCCGGGATCCCCACAACGGTCGCTTTGGCGTGGCTGTGGCCACCTGCCATCTGGCCGTGGGTTCCACCGTGCCCCACATCCGTGCCGGTGTTGGAGCGGTGGCCACTCAGGCGCATACCAACCCATATCTCGGCATCTGCGGACTGGAGCGGCTGGAGCAGCACCAAAGTGCCCCCGTGGTGCTCACTGGATTGCTCGCCGATGACCCCCAGGCAGAGCTGCGCCAGGTGCAGTTGATCGATGGGTCGGGCCACACCGCCGGCTGGACCGGAGACGGTTGCGGCGCCTGGGCCGGGCATCGCTGCCGCGAGAACGTGGCCGTGGCCGGCAATCTGCTGGTGGGGGAGGAGGTGCTGCTGGCGATGGAGGCCGCGTTTCTGGCGTCCGATCCCAGCTGGAAGCTGGGGCGACGGCTGCTCCAGGCGTTGCGCGCCGGGGAAGATGCCGGAGGGGATCGGCGCGCGGAGTGCTCGACATCGGCGGCGCTGCAGGTGAGCGGCGAAGCGGCGTTTCCCTTGCTGGATCTGCGGGTGGATTTCCACGACGATGCTGTTGTGGAACTGGAGCGGATCTACGAGCGCAGTCAGATGCGCTGGGCCCAGCAATGGCGTCAGGAACTGCTGCAGCGCCCCTCCCTCGATCGCACCCTGCTCAACCGCACGATCCCCCATCGGGCCAGCGCCAATCCGGCCAGCGAAGATCGAACGGTCGCCTGA
- a CDS encoding Zn-dependent hydrolase — protein sequence MTLLQTLPTAELHGQAGQGRIEPNSLRLLASLESMAEVGGQEDGSVCRRGFTPADRQGRELFSSWLLEAGLTVRVDAAGNLIGRLEGTEPGLPALMTGSHLDTVPTGGRYDGALGVLAGLEVVRCLGERGLRLRHPLEVVAFADEESTMVGCKGMAGVAPADPDAYATSNGESIERNLASIGGDWHALPQARREDQAIAAFLELHVEQGGVLEDRGDLIGVVEGVVGQRRFTIRVEGQANHAGTTPMDRRQDALVAAAQVVLAVERLAADHPGDPVATVGRLDVWPNAANVVSGAVTLTVDMRDLDATVLDALEAGLEHALEQIRARSGCRLAMEPQFAVAPTPADSTLMAAIHQASEQFGLPSSHLPSRASHDAQEIGRRWPMGMIFVPSHRGLSHSAAEFTSLDQCQAGTAVLLESLLQLDRSLDPAS from the coding sequence TTGACCCTGCTGCAAACGCTCCCAACTGCTGAACTCCATGGTCAGGCCGGGCAGGGTCGCATCGAACCGAACAGCTTGCGCTTGCTCGCCAGCCTGGAATCGATGGCGGAAGTGGGCGGTCAGGAGGATGGTTCCGTCTGCCGTCGCGGTTTCACCCCTGCGGATCGTCAGGGGCGTGAACTGTTCAGCTCCTGGTTGCTGGAAGCCGGCTTGACCGTGCGGGTCGATGCGGCCGGCAACCTGATCGGTCGCCTTGAGGGCACGGAGCCCGGCTTGCCCGCCCTGATGACCGGCTCCCATCTCGACACGGTGCCCACGGGTGGCCGCTACGACGGCGCCCTGGGGGTGTTGGCCGGTCTGGAGGTGGTGCGCTGCCTGGGGGAGCGGGGCCTTCGCCTGCGCCATCCGCTGGAAGTGGTGGCGTTCGCCGATGAGGAGTCCACGATGGTGGGCTGCAAGGGAATGGCCGGCGTTGCCCCTGCCGACCCTGACGCCTACGCCACCAGCAATGGCGAATCGATCGAGCGCAATCTCGCCAGCATCGGTGGCGATTGGCATGCCCTGCCCCAGGCCCGCCGCGAGGATCAGGCGATCGCCGCCTTCCTGGAGTTGCACGTGGAACAGGGTGGCGTGCTTGAGGATCGCGGTGACCTGATCGGTGTGGTGGAGGGGGTCGTCGGACAGCGCCGCTTCACAATCCGGGTGGAGGGCCAGGCCAACCATGCCGGCACTACCCCGATGGATCGGCGTCAGGATGCCCTGGTGGCAGCCGCCCAGGTGGTGCTGGCGGTGGAGCGTCTGGCTGCGGACCATCCCGGCGACCCCGTGGCCACCGTTGGTCGGCTTGATGTGTGGCCCAATGCGGCCAATGTGGTGTCGGGTGCGGTGACGCTCACGGTCGACATGCGCGATCTCGATGCGACGGTGCTCGATGCGCTCGAGGCTGGTCTGGAACACGCTTTGGAGCAGATCCGTGCTCGCTCCGGCTGCCGCCTGGCGATGGAACCCCAGTTCGCGGTGGCCCCAACCCCGGCCGACTCCACCTTGATGGCAGCGATCCACCAGGCCTCCGAGCAGTTTGGCCTGCCCAGCAGCCATCTGCCCAGCCGGGCCAGTCATGATGCCCAGGAGATCGGTCGCCGCTGGCCGATGGGGATGATCTTTGTGCCCAGCCATCGGGGCCTGAGCCATTCAGCGGCTGAATTCACCAGCCTGGATCAGTGCCAAGCTGGCACGGCCGTTTTGCTGGAGAGCCTGCTTCAGCTCGACCGCAGCCTGGATCCGGCGTCATGA
- the asnB gene encoding asparagine synthase (glutamine-hydrolyzing): MCGIGGVFSAQAHQRVDPQLLVNMAAIQEHRGPDGFGYRSLDDAGVGFCHARLSIIDLNETRARQPFLSEAAGPGARLLMAHNGEFYDFQRIRADLTARGVRFDSKSDSEILLRLYQQQGLEATLPQLRGEFAFAIYDEADDALHLVRDRFGIKPQYWALTPAGLVFGSELKVLFAHPAVERRFTSEGLFHQLMQTMVPGTTAFVGVHQVPPGHGITVRRREGQLTVEHWKYWDLDFPRQGERDAAITEQEHIDTIRAALLEAVELRMVADVPVGCYLSGGIDSCSILGLAAAVSQNPVKAFTIGFDDARYDESPIAREMAEATGAEQDLMRLSGKELYGWMERTLWHTERTIYNTLAVAKFLMSRHVNAVDYKVVMTGEGSDELFGGYPAFRRDMFLHGLNDLPEAERRSWEELLQQSNALVQGAMLAADQVDDPDLDAVVGFTPSCLQPWLACAPLVPDLLAEPHRQALEGYAPGKAIAATLDADQLEGRHALDKAQYVWIKTMLEGQILTWGGDRVDMANSMEARPAFLDHHLAAAAVQVPPELRIKGKTEKYVLREAMAGLLPEVLYKREKFAFMAPPAHTEPDKWNQMRQLADDYLSDAAIAEAGLLSAEGVRDLFARHEDPATTDADRVQMDALINHLLGVQMLHRMFIATDVPAQARQKADALGWHV; encoded by the coding sequence ATGTGTGGAATCGGAGGGGTGTTCAGCGCCCAGGCCCATCAGCGCGTCGATCCCCAGCTGCTGGTGAACATGGCCGCGATCCAGGAGCATCGTGGTCCGGATGGCTTCGGCTACCGCAGCCTTGACGATGCCGGCGTGGGCTTCTGCCATGCCCGCCTCTCGATCATCGACCTCAACGAGACGCGGGCCCGTCAGCCCTTCCTCAGCGAGGCCGCCGGCCCCGGGGCGCGGCTGCTGATGGCCCATAACGGTGAGTTCTACGACTTCCAGCGCATCCGCGCCGATCTCACCGCCCGCGGTGTGCGTTTCGACAGCAAGAGCGATTCAGAAATTCTGCTGCGCCTCTATCAACAGCAGGGGCTTGAAGCCACCCTGCCGCAGCTGCGCGGCGAATTCGCCTTCGCGATCTACGACGAAGCCGACGATGCCCTGCATCTGGTGCGGGATCGCTTCGGCATCAAGCCCCAGTATTGGGCGCTGACGCCGGCGGGCTTGGTGTTCGGCTCCGAGCTCAAGGTGCTGTTTGCCCATCCTGCCGTGGAGCGGCGCTTCACCTCGGAGGGACTCTTCCACCAGCTCATGCAGACGATGGTGCCGGGCACCACCGCCTTCGTCGGTGTGCACCAGGTGCCACCCGGTCATGGCATCACCGTGCGTCGCCGCGAGGGCCAGCTCACGGTGGAGCACTGGAAATACTGGGATCTTGATTTCCCCAGGCAGGGGGAGCGCGACGCCGCCATCACCGAGCAGGAGCACATCGACACGATCCGGGCCGCCCTGCTGGAAGCGGTGGAGCTGCGCATGGTGGCCGACGTGCCGGTGGGCTGCTACCTCTCCGGCGGTATCGACAGCTGCTCGATCCTCGGGCTGGCGGCGGCGGTGAGTCAAAACCCGGTGAAGGCGTTCACGATCGGCTTCGATGACGCCCGTTACGACGAATCGCCGATCGCCAGGGAGATGGCGGAGGCGACCGGCGCCGAACAAGACCTGATGCGCTTATCGGGTAAGGAGCTCTATGGCTGGATGGAGCGCACCCTCTGGCACACCGAACGCACGATCTACAACACCCTGGCAGTGGCGAAATTTCTGATGAGCCGCCATGTGAATGCCGTGGATTACAAGGTGGTGATGACCGGTGAGGGCTCCGATGAGCTCTTCGGGGGCTATCCCGCCTTCCGCCGCGACATGTTTCTGCATGGTTTAAACGACCTGCCGGAAGCGGAGCGACGCAGCTGGGAAGAGCTGCTGCAGCAGTCGAATGCCCTGGTGCAGGGCGCGATGTTGGCGGCGGATCAGGTGGATGATCCCGATCTCGATGCGGTGGTGGGCTTCACCCCCAGCTGCCTGCAGCCCTGGCTGGCCTGCGCTCCCCTGGTGCCCGACCTGCTGGCGGAGCCCCATCGCCAGGCGCTGGAGGGCTATGCCCCTGGCAAAGCGATTGCCGCCACCCTCGATGCCGATCAGCTCGAGGGGCGCCACGCCCTCGACAAGGCCCAATACGTGTGGATCAAGACCATGCTTGAGGGTCAAATCCTCACCTGGGGTGGCGATCGGGTGGATATGGCCAATTCGATGGAAGCGAGGCCCGCGTTCCTGGATCACCATCTGGCCGCGGCGGCGGTGCAGGTGCCTCCGGAGCTGCGAATCAAGGGCAAAACGGAGAAATACGTGTTGCGTGAAGCGATGGCTGGGCTGTTGCCGGAGGTGCTTTACAAGCGCGAGAAATTCGCCTTCATGGCTCCTCCGGCCCACACCGAGCCCGACAAGTGGAATCAGATGCGCCAGCTGGCCGACGACTACCTCAGTGATGCGGCGATCGCCGAGGCCGGCCTGCTCAGCGCCGAGGGGGTGCGCGACCTGTTCGCCCGCCATGAGGATCCCGCCACCACCGATGCGGATCGGGTGCAGATGGACGCCCTGATCAACCATCTGCTCGGGGTGCAGATGCTGCATCGGATGTTCATTGCCACCGATGTGCCCGCCCAGGCGCGCCAGAAAGCCGATGCCCTCGGCTGGCACGTGTGA